The Agrobacterium vitis genome has a segment encoding these proteins:
- the pyrC gene encoding dihydroorotase → MRSLTIRRPDDWHLHLRDGAMLEGVIGDTSRHFARAIIMPNLVPPVVTTADAEAYRQRILAAVPKGDRFEPLMTLYLTEQTSPDDVEEGKTTGLITAVKLYPAGATTNSHGGVRDLDKAMPVLERMAKIGLPLCVHGEVTTPEVDIFDREAVFIDTVLDPLRRRLPELKVTMEHVTTSNGIDYILSADSNLAGSITTHHLIINRNAILVGGIRPHYYCLPVAKRESHRLALRRAATSGDSRFFLGTDSAPHVDPLKECGCGCAGIYTSINTMSCLAHVFEEDEALDRLEAFASLNGPAWYGLQPNDEMITLVRRDAPVAFPAKIETGAGPVTVFDPMFPIHWDVEAAIQA, encoded by the coding sequence ATGCGCTCGCTTACCATTCGCCGCCCCGATGACTGGCATCTACATCTCCGCGACGGCGCCATGCTGGAAGGTGTGATCGGCGATACCAGCCGGCACTTCGCCCGCGCCATCATCATGCCGAACCTGGTGCCGCCGGTGGTGACGACAGCGGATGCAGAGGCCTATCGGCAGCGCATTCTGGCTGCCGTGCCGAAGGGCGATCGCTTCGAGCCACTGATGACCCTTTACCTGACGGAGCAGACCAGCCCTGATGATGTTGAGGAGGGCAAGACAACCGGACTGATCACCGCGGTGAAGCTCTATCCGGCTGGTGCCACCACCAATTCCCATGGCGGGGTGCGCGATCTCGACAAGGCGATGCCGGTGCTGGAGCGGATGGCGAAAATCGGATTGCCGCTCTGTGTCCATGGTGAAGTCACGACGCCGGAGGTGGATATTTTCGACCGTGAGGCGGTGTTCATCGACACGGTGCTCGATCCACTGCGCCGCCGTCTGCCAGAGTTGAAGGTGACGATGGAACATGTCACCACATCCAACGGGATCGATTATATCCTCAGTGCCGATAGCAATCTGGCAGGCTCCATCACCACCCATCATCTGATCATCAACCGCAATGCCATTCTGGTTGGTGGCATCAGGCCGCATTATTATTGCCTGCCGGTTGCCAAGCGCGAAAGCCATCGCCTTGCCTTGCGCCGCGCTGCGACCTCAGGTGACAGCCGGTTTTTCCTTGGCACGGATTCAGCCCCGCATGTCGATCCTTTGAAGGAATGCGGTTGCGGTTGTGCTGGCATTTATACATCCATCAACACAATGAGCTGCCTTGCCCATGTGTTTGAAGAGGACGAGGCCCTCGACCGGTTGGAAGCCTTTGCCTCGCTCAACGGTCCGGCCTGGTATGGGCTTCAACCAAACGACGAGATGATAACCCTGGTCAGACGTGACGCACCGGTCGCCTTTCCGGCAAAGATTGAAACGGGTGCGGGACCGGTCACCGTTTTCGACCCGATGTTTCCAATCCATTGGGACGTCGAGGCCGCAATACAGGCTTGA
- a CDS encoding response regulator, translating into MRILLVDDNNTNLKLLARLVKKIDHCEPVAFSTPEEVLSALPELDFDVAIIDYQMPVYNGVELYTEIVRFEKYAQVPVVFITADKDMTTRMAALNAGAIDFLTKPVNPIEFQARIHNIVSLSIARRQLADQAEWLRREVDRAVGELRQREQEIIERLTLAAGYKDPDTSRHTLRVAAYAQAIAREMGLPEQFCTDLKLAAPMHDIGKVAMPDTVLLKQGRLTESEYRQMQSHAQIGSDILAQSHSSLLQLAAEIAASHHERWDGQGYPNRLAGDAIPLSGRIVCIADNFDALTTERPYKPAWSYERTVEHVLARAGSQFDPACVAAFERALPAIHEIIEADRREQAEEAARKAAALPLDKIA; encoded by the coding sequence ATGCGCATATTGCTGGTTGATGATAACAATACCAATTTGAAACTGCTGGCCCGCCTGGTCAAGAAAATCGACCATTGCGAGCCCGTGGCCTTTTCAACCCCGGAGGAGGTGCTCTCCGCGCTGCCGGAGCTGGATTTCGATGTTGCCATCATCGATTACCAGATGCCGGTATATAACGGCGTCGAGCTTTACACGGAGATCGTAAGGTTCGAGAAATATGCCCAGGTGCCGGTGGTGTTCATCACCGCCGACAAGGATATGACAACGCGGATGGCGGCGTTGAATGCCGGGGCTATCGACTTCCTGACCAAGCCGGTTAACCCGATCGAATTCCAGGCCCGCATCCACAATATCGTCAGCCTGTCGATTGCCCGTCGTCAGCTGGCGGACCAGGCCGAATGGCTGCGACGCGAAGTGGACAGGGCCGTGGGCGAGTTGCGGCAGCGCGAACAGGAAATCATTGAACGCCTGACGCTGGCAGCCGGCTACAAGGACCCCGATACATCCCGTCACACGCTGCGGGTCGCCGCCTATGCGCAGGCCATCGCCCGTGAAATGGGATTGCCGGAGCAGTTCTGCACCGATCTGAAGCTGGCAGCGCCGATGCATGACATCGGCAAGGTCGCCATGCCCGACACGGTCTTGCTCAAGCAGGGCAGACTGACCGAATCCGAATATCGCCAGATGCAGTCTCATGCCCAGATTGGCAGTGACATTCTCGCCCAGTCTCATTCCTCGCTGCTTCAGCTTGCCGCTGAAATTGCCGCCAGCCACCATGAGCGCTGGGATGGGCAAGGCTATCCCAACCGCCTGGCAGGCGATGCCATTCCCCTGTCCGGCCGGATCGTTTGTATTGCCGATAATTTCGACGCCCTGACCACTGAGCGCCCCTATAAGCCTGCCTGGTCCTATGAGCGGACTGTGGAGCATGTGTTGGCGCGGGCTGGAAGTCAGTTCGACCCGGCTTGCGTTGCCGCATTTGAACGGGCGCTACCGGCAATCCATGAGATTATTGAGGCCGACCGGCGTGAACAGGCCGAGGAAGCAGCCCGAAAGGCCGCTGCCCTGCCGTTGGACAAAATCGCCTGA
- a CDS encoding ATP-binding protein — MLLAPATAQKRQTQPKTTLILLILSGVLLLTFLLLFKDVSDRYRLLFDDIRENAVWSIYQLDREARALDYVLVEASNQGASDDKAIAQVSMRYDILLSRINLVNDSKFGSYFNSDTTISGHLQSIGDIIRKIQPVLDGFQTGVVPDTQQIEEVKQDLDVLCVQTNDLLIYTNSYVGNQRSTIRSAMFEMEKTSAIMLGLLMASVIFLVVTLHRQLKSVRETSRRLETMTRELSDAYEAADSGNRAKSQFMATMGHEIRTPLNAILGMAELLEYSQLPSDALQSVKTIRSSGEALLEVINEILDYSKIEHGKLELEERAVDISSLAENTISIMQGRSDDQDNQLVLDIPVSLDALYVRTDPTRLRQVLLNLLSNAIKFTQNGVVTLRLREFYRGSALMLRFEVEDTGIGIDETGLAKLFKPFSQVDASISRKYGGTGLGLTICKQIVEKLGGELGMSSTVGVGSIFWFELPVMAAGKDDVRQNARHSSADLPRLKILLVEDNRVNQQVASRFLSKLGQDVVVAGDGAQAVARTEREVFDMILMDMQMPVMDGIEATRHIIERGGASALTPIVAMTANASDDDRRRCRAAGMVGFESKPVTMNRLRDLILSFAPVDREQASGEEPVETKPQQDSVLDHSPLTLQQHLDEINGLDEARHEELVEALGEEIYQELIESFFDDAAQLLGELHKAMAQRNPREIDRVLHTIKGAAVNVGLNDIAGFAHALRVQQPTPDAVHRLTQEVDLMKLKLVGA, encoded by the coding sequence ATGCTGCTCGCTCCCGCCACGGCGCAAAAACGTCAAACGCAGCCAAAGACGACCTTGATCCTGTTGATCCTGTCGGGTGTCTTGCTGCTGACATTTCTTCTGCTGTTCAAGGACGTATCGGACCGCTATCGCCTGCTGTTTGACGATATCCGGGAAAACGCAGTCTGGTCGATCTACCAATTGGACCGGGAAGCGCGCGCCCTCGATTATGTCCTGGTGGAAGCCAGCAACCAGGGTGCCAGCGACGACAAGGCAATCGCGCAAGTCTCTATGCGCTACGATATCCTCCTGTCCCGGATCAACCTGGTCAATGATTCCAAATTCGGTAGCTATTTCAACAGTGACACGACGATATCAGGCCATTTGCAAAGCATCGGCGACATCATCCGGAAAATACAACCGGTTTTGGATGGATTTCAAACCGGCGTCGTACCGGACACTCAACAGATTGAAGAGGTGAAGCAGGACCTGGATGTCCTGTGCGTGCAAACCAACGACCTGTTGATCTACACCAATTCCTACGTTGGCAACCAACGCTCCACCATCCGCAGCGCCATGTTCGAGATGGAAAAGACCTCGGCCATTATGCTCGGTCTGTTGATGGCATCTGTGATCTTTCTCGTCGTCACGTTGCACCGCCAGCTCAAGTCGGTCCGCGAGACCAGCCGCCGCCTGGAAACCATGACCAGGGAACTATCGGATGCTTACGAGGCCGCCGATTCCGGCAATCGGGCCAAATCCCAGTTCATGGCCACCATGGGCCACGAAATTCGTACACCGCTCAACGCCATCCTGGGCATGGCCGAATTGCTGGAATATTCGCAGCTGCCGTCCGATGCCCTGCAAAGCGTCAAGACCATCCGCTCATCCGGCGAAGCGCTGCTGGAAGTGATCAACGAGATCCTGGATTACTCGAAGATCGAGCATGGCAAGCTGGAGCTGGAAGAACGCGCCGTCGATATTTCCAGCCTGGCTGAAAATACCATCAGCATCATGCAGGGCCGCTCCGACGATCAGGATAACCAGCTGGTGCTGGATATACCGGTGTCTCTCGATGCACTCTACGTGCGTACCGATCCCACCCGCCTGCGCCAGGTTCTGCTCAATCTGCTCAGCAATGCCATCAAATTCACCCAGAACGGCGTGGTGACACTGCGGCTGCGCGAATTCTATCGCGGCAGCGCCTTGATGTTGCGCTTCGAGGTGGAAGATACCGGCATTGGCATCGATGAGACCGGGCTTGCCAAATTGTTCAAGCCATTTTCGCAGGTCGATGCCAGCATCAGCCGCAAATATGGCGGCACCGGGCTTGGACTGACAATCTGCAAGCAGATTGTCGAGAAGCTTGGCGGCGAACTGGGCATGAGCAGCACGGTGGGGGTTGGCAGCATCTTCTGGTTTGAACTGCCGGTCATGGCAGCCGGAAAGGACGATGTCCGCCAGAATGCCCGCCACAGCAGCGCTGATTTGCCCCGTCTGAAGATCCTTCTGGTGGAGGATAACCGGGTCAACCAGCAGGTTGCCAGCCGTTTCCTGTCGAAACTCGGCCAGGATGTGGTTGTGGCTGGCGATGGTGCCCAGGCGGTGGCTCGCACCGAGCGGGAAGTCTTCGACATGATCCTGATGGATATGCAAATGCCGGTCATGGACGGTATCGAGGCAACCCGTCATATCATCGAGCGCGGCGGGGCTTCCGCCTTGACGCCGATTGTTGCCATGACCGCAAATGCTTCTGACGACGATCGCCGTCGGTGCCGCGCTGCCGGCATGGTGGGATTTGAATCCAAACCCGTGACCATGAACCGTCTGCGCGACCTCATTCTCAGTTTTGCACCGGTGGACCGCGAACAGGCCTCGGGTGAGGAGCCGGTTGAGACCAAGCCTCAGCAAGACAGTGTGTTGGACCATAGCCCACTGACGCTGCAACAGCATCTTGACGAGATTAACGGACTGGATGAAGCCCGCCATGAGGAACTGGTCGAGGCTCTGGGCGAAGAGATCTACCAGGAACTGATTGAATCGTTCTTTGACGATGCCGCCCAGCTGCTTGGCGAATTGCACAAGGCCATGGCGCAGCGCAATCCCCGCGAAATCGATCGCGTGCTCCACACGATCAAGGGGGCTGCCGTCAATGTTGGTTTGAACGATATTGCAGGCTTTGCCCATGCGTTAAGAGTGCAGCAGCCAACGCCGGATGCTGTCCACAGGTTGACGCAGGAGGTGGATTTGATGAAGCTCAAACTGGTAGGAGCCTGA
- a CDS encoding putative pterin-binding protein, with protein sequence MKGYVLAIALLFALAPRAEALDKPKGAVILTVEGKLSHSNSGDKAIFDLAMLDALPGRTVTLETPWTKKPATYSGPLLRAVLDAAGAGRGAVTVRALNDYSAVIPPEDVTGLNIILATRMDGETMPVRDKGPMMVIYPFDEDSSLYTETYFARSVWQIKSLEVR encoded by the coding sequence ATGAAAGGATATGTCCTCGCCATCGCCCTACTTTTTGCCTTGGCACCGCGCGCCGAGGCGCTCGACAAGCCCAAGGGTGCCGTCATCCTGACTGTCGAAGGCAAGCTTTCCCACTCCAACAGCGGCGACAAGGCCATTTTCGATCTCGCCATGCTGGACGCCTTGCCAGGACGGACCGTGACGCTTGAGACCCCATGGACGAAAAAGCCGGCCACCTATTCCGGCCCCTTGCTGCGTGCTGTTCTGGATGCCGCCGGTGCCGGGCGGGGAGCTGTCACGGTACGGGCGCTCAATGACTATTCGGCAGTCATTCCGCCAGAGGATGTAACCGGGCTCAACATTATCCTTGCCACACGCATGGACGGTGAAACCATGCCGGTGCGCGACAAGGGCCCGATGATGGTGATTTACCCCTTCGACGAGGACAGCAGTCTCTATACGGAAACCTATTTCGCGCGCTCCGTTTGGCAGATTAAATCGCTCGAGGTTCGGTGA
- a CDS encoding response regulator has translation MSILIVEDNATNAMILKHLARKVADDEIIVQADANEALVLCHQTLFDLLIVDQILPGMSGLQFVTTLRQLGRYDQVPIIMVTADNEPGLRQAARQVGITDFLTKPVEALAFRQLIANYRGGSVAGEARGAVVR, from the coding sequence ATGAGCATTCTGATCGTTGAAGACAATGCCACCAACGCGATGATCCTGAAACATCTGGCACGCAAGGTCGCCGATGATGAAATCATCGTGCAGGCCGATGCCAATGAGGCGCTGGTTCTGTGTCACCAAACGCTATTCGATCTGTTGATCGTCGATCAGATCCTACCGGGTATGAGCGGTTTGCAATTTGTCACCACGCTCCGCCAGCTCGGCCGTTATGACCAGGTGCCGATCATTATGGTCACCGCCGACAATGAACCGGGACTGCGCCAGGCCGCCCGTCAGGTCGGCATTACCGACTTTTTGACCAAGCCGGTTGAAGCCCTGGCCTTCCGCCAGTTGATCGCCAATTACCGTGGCGGCAGCGTTGCGGGTGAAGCGCGGGGCGCTGTTGTCCGATGA
- a CDS encoding Crp/Fnr family transcriptional regulator encodes MADTDMTDTGMFLAKADIFTSLTPEEDRAWSQLCTVESVSGGTIVLDYGIRPEIVLVVLSGALRATLRVSAGKELFLDMIGPGGTMAEMDAIRAEGYNLCLMATTDATLVRMPVDVFNDIIAQKHTVCLSLLSVLVQRMHVLHARICEFSYLDVRHRLYTTLLRLSKPSEDKPQQRTISPVIIHAALAEHVGARRETVSREMSRLVQDGVIERNRNAIVIRQPHELLRRLSQFDFA; translated from the coding sequence ATGGCAGATACAGACATGACAGATACGGGCATGTTTCTGGCCAAGGCGGATATTTTCACCAGCCTGACACCGGAAGAAGATAGGGCGTGGTCGCAGCTCTGCACCGTCGAGAGCGTTTCGGGTGGCACGATTGTCCTCGATTATGGCATCAGGCCCGAAATTGTGCTCGTCGTCCTGTCCGGCGCTCTGCGTGCCACGTTGCGTGTTTCAGCCGGAAAGGAGTTATTTCTGGATATGATCGGCCCCGGAGGCACCATGGCAGAAATGGATGCGATACGCGCTGAAGGCTATAATCTCTGTCTGATGGCCACCACCGATGCGACGCTGGTTCGAATGCCAGTGGACGTCTTCAATGACATTATCGCTCAAAAACACACCGTCTGTCTGAGCCTTCTGTCCGTATTGGTCCAGCGCATGCACGTCCTGCATGCCAGAATATGCGAGTTTTCCTATCTCGATGTGCGGCACCGCCTTTACACAACCTTGCTACGATTGTCGAAACCCTCTGAGGACAAGCCTCAGCAGCGCACGATCTCTCCGGTGATCATTCACGCGGCCTTAGCCGAACATGTTGGCGCACGCCGCGAAACCGTCTCACGCGAGATGTCGCGTCTGGTGCAGGATGGGGTGATCGAACGCAACCGTAATGCGATTGTCATCCGTCAACCCCATGAGTTATTGCGGCGCCTATCGCAATTCGATTTTGCATGA
- a CDS encoding proline racemase family protein codes for MRWKRMMQLLDVHCEGEIGKVAIGGVPKIPGDTVADQLHWLNTDPKGRELRHFLVLEPRGAPIGSVNLLLPAKDSRADAAFIILQPDQAHASSGSNSICVTTALLESGMIEMQEPETVVMLETAAGLVKAVAQCREGHCDSVTLTMVPSFVHELDAQIATESWGEIRFDLAYGGVFYALVDVRQLGLTIEPGNARRLVEAGMLLKGEINQRIQVVHPDIPAISGVAYVMFRDEDPDGAVRTCTTMWPGRVDRSPCGTGNSANLATLHARGRVKPGDSFMSRSIIGSQFMVGLQGLTTVAGRSAVIPTITGRGFTYGIHQVALDAFDPLGGGFVLTDVWGAAAETIKI; via the coding sequence ATGAGATGGAAGCGGATGATGCAATTGCTCGATGTGCATTGCGAAGGCGAAATCGGCAAAGTGGCGATTGGCGGGGTTCCGAAAATTCCCGGCGATACGGTGGCGGATCAGTTGCATTGGCTGAATACGGACCCGAAGGGCCGGGAGCTGCGGCATTTTCTGGTGTTGGAGCCACGCGGAGCACCAATTGGCTCGGTCAATCTGCTGCTACCGGCCAAGGACAGCCGAGCGGATGCCGCCTTCATCATCCTTCAGCCGGATCAGGCCCATGCCAGTTCCGGCTCCAACTCGATCTGCGTCACCACGGCCCTGCTTGAAAGCGGCATGATCGAGATGCAAGAACCCGAAACGGTGGTGATGCTGGAAACTGCCGCCGGACTGGTCAAAGCCGTGGCGCAATGCAGGGAAGGGCATTGCGACAGTGTCACCTTGACCATGGTGCCATCCTTCGTTCACGAACTGGACGCGCAGATTGCCACGGAAAGTTGGGGCGAGATTCGCTTCGATCTCGCCTATGGCGGGGTTTTTTATGCACTGGTGGATGTCCGCCAACTCGGTCTGACCATCGAACCGGGCAATGCGCGCCGTCTGGTGGAGGCGGGCATGCTGTTGAAGGGCGAAATTAATCAGCGCATACAGGTCGTCCATCCGGATATTCCGGCCATTTCCGGCGTCGCCTATGTGATGTTTCGCGATGAGGACCCGGACGGCGCGGTGCGGACCTGCACCACCATGTGGCCGGGCCGAGTGGACCGTTCGCCTTGTGGTACTGGCAATTCGGCCAATCTCGCCACATTGCATGCGCGTGGCCGGGTCAAGCCGGGTGACAGCTTTATGTCGCGCTCGATCATCGGTTCGCAGTTCATGGTCGGTCTGCAAGGCCTGACCACCGTTGCCGGTCGCTCCGCGGTCATTCCCACCATTACCGGACGCGGCTTTACCTATGGCATCCACCAGGTTGCCCTGGATGCCTTCGATCCACTGGGGGGTGGGTTTGTGTTGACGGATGTCTGGGGTGCTGCGGCCGAAACCATCAAGATTTAA
- a CDS encoding alpha/beta hydrolase, translating into MRSVTRPLAIIMLGVLLVGCASRAVGVMKPVGAVKAANASEVNLLAATTRAPSEDKSILFSGERGTGLLIDAVTISIPPAANRKIGEVQWPKKLPPDPRKDFTTVAVQPIQTDQQRRAWLNTHAKGKHRVLLFVHGFNNTYEDSVYRFAQIVHDSGTDVVPMVFTWPSRASIFDYNYDKESTNYSRDALEEMLTRMTSDPQVSDVTVMAHSMGSWLAVEALRQMAIRHGGVNAKITNVILASPDLDVDVFGKQFQALGPKPPHFTLFVSQDDRALSISRRISGNVDRLGQINPANEPYRSVLEKAGITVLDLTKLKTGDRLNHGKFAESPEVVRLIGGRLIAGQTVTDSQVGVGEALGAVTIGATNTIGQAASTAISAPIMIFDPRTRRNYGDQLKKLGESAGSTVTSVGDTVPR; encoded by the coding sequence ATGCGCTCAGTCACCCGGCCGCTCGCTATTATCATGCTCGGCGTGCTGTTGGTGGGCTGCGCGTCGCGGGCGGTGGGCGTGATGAAGCCGGTCGGCGCGGTTAAGGCTGCCAATGCCAGCGAGGTCAATCTCCTGGCTGCGACGACCCGCGCCCCCTCCGAAGATAAATCGATCCTGTTCAGCGGCGAGCGCGGAACGGGTCTTTTGATCGATGCCGTCACCATTTCGATTCCGCCTGCCGCAAACCGCAAGATCGGCGAGGTTCAATGGCCAAAGAAACTGCCGCCCGATCCGCGCAAGGACTTCACGACCGTTGCCGTCCAGCCCATTCAGACCGACCAGCAGCGCCGGGCCTGGCTGAACACCCATGCAAAGGGCAAGCACCGCGTGCTGCTATTCGTGCACGGGTTCAATAATACCTACGAGGATTCCGTCTATCGCTTTGCCCAGATCGTTCACGATTCAGGCACGGATGTGGTGCCAATGGTATTTACCTGGCCGTCTCGCGCCAGTATTTTCGACTATAATTACGATAAGGAAAGCACCAATTATTCCCGCGATGCCCTGGAAGAGATGCTGACCCGCATGACCAGCGACCCGCAGGTTTCAGATGTGACCGTCATGGCGCATTCGATGGGGTCGTGGCTTGCCGTTGAAGCGCTGCGGCAAATGGCCATCCGCCATGGCGGCGTCAATGCCAAGATTACCAATGTCATTCTTGCCTCTCCGGATCTGGATGTCGATGTGTTCGGCAAGCAGTTTCAGGCCCTGGGGCCAAAGCCGCCACATTTCACCCTGTTCGTTTCGCAGGATGACCGGGCGCTGAGTATTTCCCGGCGCATTTCCGGCAATGTCGATCGGCTGGGGCAGATTAATCCAGCCAATGAGCCGTATCGAAGCGTACTCGAAAAGGCCGGTATCACCGTTCTCGACCTGACCAAGCTGAAGACTGGCGACAGGCTGAACCACGGCAAGTTCGCGGAAAGCCCTGAAGTGGTGCGGTTGATCGGTGGACGGCTGATTGCCGGACAGACGGTCACGGATTCGCAGGTCGGTGTCGGCGAAGCCCTCGGTGCCGTCACCATCGGCGCCACCAACACGATCGGCCAGGCTGCCAGCACCGCAATCAGCGCGCCGATTATGATCTTCGACCCCCGGACCCGCCGAAACTATGGTGATCAGCTGAAAAAGCTTGGCGAAAGCGCTGGCTCGACGGTTACCTCCGTCGGTGACACAGTGCCACGGTGA
- a CDS encoding acetyl-CoA hydrolase/transferase family protein — MLRDRIRYRPLMDKLVTADEAAAMIEDGMTIGMSGFTRAGEAKAVPMALAERARKHPLKITLMTGASLGNDLDKTLVEAHVVSRRMPFQADPALRKAINAGEVMFIDQHLSETVEQLRTGQIAPVDIAIIEAVAITEHGGIVPTTSVGNSASFAILAKKVIIELNLSQPITLEGLHDIYIPSRRPARMPIPVVTPESRVGLPYISIAPEKIVAIVVSEKHDSSAPIQPPDDDTKAIAGHLIELLLNEVRQGRMGYDLQPLQAGIGTIANAVLHGFIDTPFHDLKMYSEVLQDSTFELIDAGKMSFASASSITLSAEMYQKVLPKLAEYKHHLVLRPQEISNHPEVIRRLGLICINTALEFDLYGNVNSTHVGGTQMMNGIGGSGDFARNAYLSIFVTKSIAKKGAISSVVPMVSHVDHTEHDVDILITEQGLADLRGLAPRERARLVIDNCVHPDYRDQLADYYQRALVRGGHTPHILEEAFSWHQSMRETGTMRR, encoded by the coding sequence ATGTTGCGTGATCGTATTCGCTATAGGCCTCTGATGGACAAGCTGGTCACAGCCGACGAGGCCGCTGCCATGATAGAAGACGGCATGACTATCGGCATGAGCGGCTTTACCCGCGCCGGTGAAGCCAAGGCGGTGCCGATGGCGCTGGCGGAGCGGGCTCGCAAACATCCTTTGAAAATCACGCTGATGACCGGCGCGTCGCTGGGCAATGATCTCGACAAGACGCTTGTCGAGGCCCATGTCGTGTCGCGGCGTATGCCATTCCAGGCGGATCCGGCGCTGCGCAAGGCGATCAATGCCGGCGAAGTGATGTTCATCGATCAGCATCTTTCGGAAACGGTGGAGCAATTGCGCACCGGTCAGATCGCGCCGGTCGATATTGCCATCATTGAGGCGGTGGCCATTACCGAGCATGGTGGCATTGTGCCGACCACATCGGTTGGCAATTCCGCCAGTTTTGCCATTCTTGCCAAGAAGGTGATCATCGAGCTGAACCTGTCACAGCCGATCACGCTTGAAGGCCTGCATGACATCTATATCCCGTCGCGGCGCCCGGCCCGCATGCCGATCCCTGTTGTGACGCCGGAAAGCCGTGTCGGGCTGCCCTATATTTCCATAGCTCCGGAAAAAATTGTCGCCATTGTCGTCTCTGAAAAACATGACAGCTCGGCCCCCATTCAGCCGCCGGACGACGATACCAAGGCCATTGCCGGTCACCTGATCGAGCTTTTGCTCAACGAAGTACGCCAAGGCCGGATGGGCTACGATCTCCAGCCGTTGCAGGCCGGGATCGGCACCATTGCCAATGCTGTCCTGCATGGCTTTATCGATACACCGTTCCATGACTTGAAGATGTATTCGGAGGTCTTGCAGGATTCGACCTTTGAATTGATCGATGCTGGCAAGATGAGTTTTGCCTCCGCCTCGTCGATTACCCTGTCGGCGGAGATGTATCAGAAGGTCCTGCCAAAACTGGCTGAATACAAGCATCACCTCGTGCTACGCCCGCAGGAAATCAGCAACCATCCGGAAGTCATCCGGCGGTTGGGGCTGATCTGTATTAATACGGCGCTTGAATTCGACCTCTACGGCAATGTCAATTCCACCCATGTCGGCGGCACGCAGATGATGAATGGCATCGGCGGATCCGGTGATTTCGCCCGCAATGCCTATCTGTCGATTTTCGTTACCAAGTCGATTGCCAAGAAGGGGGCGATTTCCTCTGTCGTTCCGATGGTCAGCCATGTCGATCACACCGAACACGACGTCGATATTCTCATCACTGAACAGGGGCTTGCCGATCTGCGGGGCCTGGCGCCGCGCGAAAGGGCGCGGCTGGTGATCGACAATTGCGTGCATCCCGATTACCGCGACCAGCTTGCCGATTATTATCAGAGGGCGCTCGTGCGTGGAGGTCATACGCCTCACATTCTAGAAGAGGCGTTTTCCTGGCATCAATCGATGCGTGAAACAGGAACTATGCGCCGATAA